Proteins from one Ranitomeya variabilis isolate aRanVar5 chromosome 1, aRanVar5.hap1, whole genome shotgun sequence genomic window:
- the LOC143798719 gene encoding uncharacterized protein LOC143798719, producing the protein MELRKASDFVPPVNSAIISAFEKVVKREIEELKNGATKEFKHPNVTKEEFEALQELVHDGDMIIKPADKGGAVVIMDKLKYIAEIDGQLKDEKVYQKLNGDPKFNIMGEIKNCLQEALNKYIIDQDLMDYLYVEFSRTPVLYTTPKIHKSLIDPPGRPIVSGVDSVFSRIGTFLDKVLNPIAKSCKSYIKDTTDFLNKLETIKLEGEVILASFDVISLYTSIQHKSGIRAVEKKLSTIEVSLEGQRFLLKLLEIILRRSYFLFGDTYYSQQRGTAMGASMAPAYANLVMSVLEEDLVYVSHHLQHVMAWWRYIDDIFLLCTGTERELITFHEYLNVIDQTIKFTLISSRSDIQFLDVSIKQMNGKLTTTLFTKKTDKNNLLTFDSQHPRSMVRSIPLSQLLRVRRIVKEDNETEGVIDKLVKKNLERGYPKGLLKEVKDRTLRKDRRELLKKNTEKKPLTRIPCVMTYTEESKSIAEIIRKHWSMLGKCLPNIKEFGEPPLFSYRRSKNIKDQVVKSDIGPLKKVGQTTISGLSQKGCFPCLSCVNCTYMIKGSSFKHPETNKEYRIRQYLTCNSDYVIYLLECPCKLWYIGETTGELKTRINNHRHSIRKKRLDLPVSKHFTEAKHTERDLKFRIIDGISTQRRGGDRTALLKKLELRWIYELNTLKPKGLNVEFKIHPSMYQP; encoded by the coding sequence ATGGAACTCAGAAAAGCTAGTGACTTTGTACCACCAGTAAATTCTGCGATTATAAGTGCCTTTGAGAAAGTGGTAAAAAGGGAAATAGAGGAACTCAAAAATGGGGCTACAAAAGAGTTTAAACATCCTAATGTTACAAAGGAGGAGTTTGAGGCTTTACAGGAGCTTGTCCATGATGGCGACATGATCATCAAACCTGCGGATAAGGGTGGtgctgtcgtcatcatggacaagctgaaatatattgcagagatTGATGGTCAATTAAAGGATGAAAAAGTATATCAGAAATTAAATGGGGACCCCAAATTTAATATCATGGGGGAGATTAAAAATTGTCTACAAGAAGCATTAAACAAATATATAATAGATCAAGATCTCATGGATTATCTGTATGTAGAATTCTCAAGAACTCCAGTGCTATACACGACCCCGAAAATCCACAAATCACTGATAGACCCCCCTGGACGACCCATAGTGTCAGGGGTGGACTCAGTATTTAGTAGGATAGGAACATTCCTAGATAAAGTCCTAAATCCCATTGCCAAGAGCTGTAAATCTTATATTAAAGACACCACAGATTTCCTGAACAAACTTGAAACGATAAAATTGGAGGGTGAAGTGATTTTGGCATCATTTGATGTCATTTCACTTTATACTTCAATTCAACACAAATCAGGCATAAGAGCGGTAGAAAAGAAGTTAAGTACCATTGAGGTGTCTTTAGAAGGCCAAAGATTTTTACTGAAATTATTGGAAATAATTTTAAGGCGTAGCTATTTCCTTTTCGGCGATACATATTACTCACAACAGCGCGGAACAGCAATGGGAGCCAGTATGGCCCCCGCGTATGCTAATCTTGTAATGAGTGTCCTGGAGGAggatctcgtctatgtgtcccaccacttacaACATGTTATGGcgtggtggcgatacatagacgacatcttcctcCTTTGCACTGGGACTGAGAGAGAACTAATAACCTTTCACGAATATCTCAATGTAATAGACCAAACCATTAAATTTACATTAATTTCTTCCAGATCTGATATACAGTTCCTAGATGTCTCTATTAAACAGATGAATGGAAAACTAACAACTACTCTATTTACCAAAAAAACTGACAAAAATAATCTTCTAACATTTGATAGTCAACACCCTCGCAGTATGGTGAGATCAATACCTCTCAGCCAACTGTTGAGAGTACGTAGGATAGTCAAGGAAGATAATGAGACAGAAGGAGTAATAgataaacttgtaaaaaaaaatttggagaggGGATACCCTAAGGGACTATTGAAAGAAGTTAAAGATAGGACCCTGAGAAAGGATAGAAGGGAGCTACTCAAGAAGAACACAGAGAAAAAACCATTGACGAGAATACCCTGTGTAATGACATACACTGAGGAGAGTAAATCAATAGCAGAAATAATTAGGAAACACTGGAGTATGTTGGGAAAATGCCTCCCAAACATAAAGGAATTTGGGGAACCCCCACTCTTTTCATACCGTAGGAGTAAAAATATAAAAGACCAGGTGGTAAAATCGGACATAGGCCCCCTAAAAAAAGTTGGCCAGACAACAATATCAGGTCTTAGTCAAAAAGGTTGCTTTCCATGTCTGTCATGTGTAAATTGTACGTACATGATAAAGGGGTCCAGCTTTAAGCATCCAGAAACCAATAAGGAATACAGAATTAGACAATACCTAACATGTAATTCAGATTATGTCATATACCTACTTGAATGCCCATGTAAATTATGGTACATTGGAGAGACCACTGGCGAATTGAAAACTCGCATAAATAATCATCGGCATTCAATAAGGAAAAAACGACTAGACCTCCCGGTCTCAAAACACTTCACAGAAGCGAAACACACAGAAAGAGATCTGAAATTCAGAATTATAGATGGGATTTCTACCCAGAGGAGAGGAGGGGATAGAACTGCTCTGTTAAAAAAATTGGAACTCCGATGGATATATGAGTTGAATACACTAAAACCTAAAGGCCTCAATGTAGAATTTAAAATCCATCCTAGCATGTATCAGCCCTAA